One Azospirillum brasilense DNA window includes the following coding sequences:
- the era gene encoding GTPase Era gives MTDGRDKFENDDFDDKDEGVSESVDADLEEGGPDEGAEEAAYVPENPRCGFVALVGAPNAGKSTLLNAMVGSKVSIVSSKVQTTRTRVLGITIAGDSQIIFVDTPGIFKPKRRLDRAMVAAAWQGAEDADLVGLLFDVSRRGIDQDTQGIIARLKEQGRKAILILNKIDLVPREKLLGLADSFNQEGIFTDIFMLSASTGDGVEHLRGFLAARMPEGPWHYPEDQISDMPMRLLAAEITREKLFQQLHQELPYAATVETEQWEEFENGSVKISQVVYVQRDSQKAIVLGKQGTRIKALGQAARTELEEMLEQRVHLMLFVKVREDWENDPERYEAWNLDFGAS, from the coding sequence ATGACTGACGGCCGCGACAAGTTTGAAAACGACGATTTCGACGATAAGGACGAGGGCGTGAGCGAGAGCGTGGACGCTGATCTTGAAGAGGGCGGCCCGGACGAGGGCGCCGAAGAGGCTGCCTATGTGCCCGAAAACCCCCGCTGCGGCTTTGTCGCCCTGGTCGGCGCGCCGAACGCCGGCAAGTCGACCTTGCTGAACGCGATGGTCGGTTCCAAGGTATCGATCGTCAGCTCCAAGGTGCAGACCACCCGCACGCGCGTGCTCGGCATCACCATCGCCGGCGACAGCCAAATCATCTTCGTGGACACGCCGGGCATCTTCAAGCCGAAGCGTCGTCTGGACCGCGCCATGGTGGCAGCGGCCTGGCAGGGGGCGGAGGACGCCGATCTGGTCGGCCTGCTGTTCGACGTGTCGCGCCGTGGCATCGACCAGGACACGCAGGGCATCATCGCCCGGCTGAAGGAGCAGGGCCGCAAGGCGATCCTGATCCTGAACAAGATCGACCTCGTCCCGCGCGAGAAGCTGCTCGGCCTCGCCGACAGCTTCAACCAGGAAGGCATCTTCACCGACATCTTCATGCTGTCCGCCTCGACGGGCGACGGCGTCGAGCATCTGCGCGGCTTCCTGGCCGCCCGCATGCCGGAAGGCCCCTGGCACTACCCGGAGGACCAGATCTCGGACATGCCGATGCGCCTCCTGGCGGCGGAGATCACCCGCGAAAAGCTGTTCCAGCAGCTTCACCAGGAACTCCCCTACGCGGCGACGGTCGAGACCGAGCAGTGGGAGGAGTTCGAGAACGGGTCGGTCAAGATCTCCCAGGTCGTGTATGTCCAGCGCGACAGCCAGAAGGCCATCGTGCTCGGCAAGCAGGGCACCCGGATCAAGGCGCTGGGGCAGGCCGCCCGCACCGAGCTGGAAGAGATGCTGGAACAGCGCGTCCACCTGATGCTGTTCGTCAAGGTGCGCGAGGACTGGGAGAACGATCCGGAGCGCTACGAGGCCTGGAACCTCGACTTCGGCGCGTCCTAA
- the rnc gene encoding ribonuclease III translates to MASDADVSADSADLAELAAAIGHRFADPQRLADAVTHPSLMGLERNVRGGRPEQGPGLAYERLEFLGDRVLGLVIAEWLLERFPNEREGALAKRHVSLVRREALSRVADALRLGRYLRLSPSEAQGGGRSNRTILADACEAVIGALYLDGGMDKARDFIRSAWAGQIDRAEPPPLDSKTALQEWAQGNGRPLPTYELIEQSGPAHEPVFRIAVRLKGMEPVTATGPSKRVAERKAASALLRQLGVQVDD, encoded by the coding sequence ATGGCGTCCGACGCGGACGTGAGTGCCGATTCCGCCGACCTTGCGGAATTGGCCGCAGCCATCGGCCACCGCTTTGCCGACCCGCAACGGCTGGCCGACGCGGTCACCCATCCCAGCCTGATGGGGCTGGAGCGCAACGTCCGCGGCGGACGGCCCGAGCAGGGGCCGGGCCTCGCCTACGAGCGCCTGGAGTTCCTGGGTGACCGGGTGCTCGGCCTGGTCATCGCGGAATGGCTGCTGGAACGCTTCCCCAACGAACGCGAGGGCGCGCTCGCCAAGCGGCACGTCTCGCTGGTCCGTCGGGAGGCGCTGAGCCGCGTCGCCGACGCGCTCCGGCTGGGGCGCTACCTGCGCCTGTCACCGTCGGAGGCTCAGGGCGGCGGCCGCAGCAACCGCACCATCCTGGCCGACGCCTGCGAGGCGGTGATCGGGGCGCTCTATCTGGACGGCGGCATGGACAAGGCGCGGGACTTCATCCGCTCCGCCTGGGCCGGGCAGATCGACCGCGCGGAGCCGCCGCCGCTGGACTCCAAGACGGCGTTGCAGGAATGGGCGCAAGGCAATGGGCGGCCCCTTCCCACCTATGAACTGATCGAGCAGAGCGGCCCGGCGCACGAGCCGGTGTTCCGCATCGCGGTCCGGCTGAAGGGCATGGAGCCGGTGACGGCCACCGGCCCGTCCAAGCGGGTCGCCGAACGGAAAGCGGCCAGCGCCTTGCTGCGCCAATTGGGAGTGCAGGTCGATGACTGA
- the lepB gene encoding signal peptidase I, which translates to MTMNRETALTGKSKETGGFAETVKTVFYAVIIAFGVRTFAFEPFNIPSGSMIPTLLIGDYLFVSKFSYGYSKYTVGFGLPLFEGRIMGHAPERGDVAVFKLPRDNKTDYIKRVIGLPGDTVQVTGGVLHINGQPVKRERIEDYVSRDALGREVRIAQYVETLPGGRSHRIIEESDNGPLDNTPAFKVPANHLFMMGDNRDNSLDSRVPSQVGYVPMENLVGRAEFLFFSLEDGTRFFEVWRWPADLRFSRLFNAVK; encoded by the coding sequence ATGACCATGAACAGAGAGACCGCCTTGACCGGCAAATCCAAAGAGACAGGCGGCTTTGCCGAGACGGTGAAGACGGTCTTCTACGCGGTCATCATTGCCTTCGGCGTGCGGACCTTCGCCTTCGAGCCCTTCAACATCCCGTCCGGGTCGATGATCCCGACGCTGCTGATCGGCGACTATCTGTTCGTGTCCAAGTTCTCATACGGATACAGCAAGTACACGGTCGGCTTCGGGTTGCCGCTGTTCGAGGGCCGCATCATGGGCCACGCGCCGGAGCGCGGCGACGTCGCCGTGTTCAAGCTGCCGCGCGACAACAAGACCGACTACATCAAGCGCGTCATCGGCCTGCCGGGCGACACCGTCCAGGTGACCGGCGGCGTTCTGCACATCAACGGCCAGCCGGTGAAGCGCGAGCGCATCGAGGACTATGTGTCCCGCGACGCGCTGGGGCGCGAGGTCCGCATTGCCCAGTATGTGGAGACCCTGCCGGGCGGGCGCAGCCACCGCATCATCGAGGAGTCGGACAACGGTCCGCTCGACAACACCCCGGCCTTCAAGGTTCCGGCGAACCATCTGTTCATGATGGGCGACAACCGCGACAACTCGCTGGACAGCCGCGTTCCGTCGCAGGTGGGGTATGTCCCGATGGAGAATCTGGTCGGACGCGCCGAATTCCTGTTCTTCTCTCTGGAGGACGGAACCCGCTTCTTCGAGGTGTGGCGCTGGCCGGCGGACCTGCGGTTCAGCCGCCTGTTCAACGCCGTGAAGTGA
- the acpS gene encoding holo-ACP synthase: protein MILGIGNDLIDIRRIEQSLDRFGDRFIARIFTDVERAKSERRAGAAGKHSARAATYAKRFAAKEACSKALGTGFRDGVFWRDMGVVNLPSGQPTMRLTGGALERLQAITPPGMQARIHVTLTDEYPMAEAFVIISAEPADTSADTSITTSTAPPA, encoded by the coding sequence ATGATCCTCGGCATCGGGAACGACCTGATCGACATCCGCCGGATCGAGCAGTCGCTGGACCGCTTCGGCGACCGCTTCATCGCCCGCATCTTCACCGACGTGGAGCGCGCCAAGTCGGAGCGCCGCGCTGGGGCCGCCGGCAAGCACAGCGCGCGGGCCGCGACCTACGCCAAACGCTTCGCCGCCAAGGAGGCTTGCTCCAAGGCACTGGGCACCGGGTTCCGCGACGGCGTGTTCTGGCGCGACATGGGGGTGGTGAACCTGCCCTCCGGCCAGCCGACCATGCGCCTGACCGGCGGCGCACTGGAACGGCTGCAGGCGATCACGCCGCCGGGTATGCAGGCGCGCATCCACGTGACGCTGACCGACGAGTACCCCATGGCGGAGGCCTTCGTCATCATCAGCGCCGAACCGGCCGACACCTCCGCCGACACGTCCATCACCACCTCCACGGCACCCCCCGCATGA
- a CDS encoding YcjX family protein, with amino-acid sequence MRVPIFNDLYDAGSRLLGRAGDLVSGGILEQDVRLGVTGLRRAGKTVFVTSLVDNLLKAGRLPFLDVVSSGRFQASRLRPQPDAQVPRFEVEQRLAELAGPAPHWPTETRGISQLRLSMRYRPNAMLKRTVQPVATLNLDIVDYPGEWLLDLPLLHQSFAEWSALTLELAGRAPRDELSVSWRGWLGTIDTAAPAEEEQARRGAALFTDYLHACRRSDNLLSLIQPGRFVEPGDMANAPLLTFCPLPGDRPRPRGSLWALMEDRYEAYKSKVVRRFFAEHFARLDRQIVLIDVLGALNSGPAGMADMKRALELSLEPFRHGSSSWLDWLLGRKIDRVLFAATKADHVASHQHTSLRHLLDRLVSDARAGIRFEGAQVETMAIAALKSTETVVTEHEGRQLRCVRGVPLGRDRPTVLFPGEIPEDADFPPGQERPYNFMAFQPPADLAREARGLPHIRLDQAMQFLLGDYLE; translated from the coding sequence GTGCGCGTGCCCATCTTCAACGACCTGTACGACGCCGGCTCGCGCCTGTTGGGGCGGGCCGGCGATCTCGTTTCCGGCGGTATCCTGGAGCAGGACGTCCGTCTCGGCGTCACCGGGCTGCGGCGGGCCGGCAAGACCGTCTTCGTCACCTCGCTGGTCGACAACCTGCTGAAGGCCGGGCGGCTTCCCTTCCTCGACGTGGTGTCCTCCGGCCGCTTCCAGGCCTCGCGCCTGCGCCCGCAGCCCGACGCCCAGGTTCCCCGCTTCGAGGTCGAGCAGCGGCTGGCCGAACTGGCCGGTCCGGCGCCCCACTGGCCGACCGAGACTAGGGGCATCAGCCAGCTCCGTCTGTCCATGCGCTACCGCCCGAACGCGATGCTGAAGCGTACGGTGCAGCCGGTCGCCACGCTGAATCTCGACATTGTGGACTATCCCGGCGAATGGCTGCTCGACCTGCCACTGCTCCACCAGTCCTTCGCGGAATGGAGCGCGCTCACCCTGGAGTTGGCCGGGCGTGCGCCGCGCGACGAGCTGTCGGTGTCCTGGCGCGGCTGGCTCGGCACCATCGACACGGCGGCCCCGGCGGAGGAGGAGCAGGCGCGGCGCGGCGCGGCGCTGTTCACCGACTACCTGCACGCCTGCCGCCGCTCCGACAATCTGCTGAGCCTGATCCAGCCGGGGCGCTTCGTCGAGCCGGGCGACATGGCGAACGCGCCGCTGCTGACCTTCTGCCCGTTGCCGGGTGACCGCCCGCGCCCGCGCGGCAGCCTGTGGGCGCTGATGGAGGATCGGTACGAGGCGTACAAGTCCAAGGTCGTTCGCCGCTTCTTCGCCGAGCATTTCGCCCGCCTCGACCGGCAGATCGTCCTCATCGACGTTCTCGGCGCGCTGAACTCCGGCCCGGCGGGCATGGCGGACATGAAGCGCGCCTTGGAACTGAGCCTGGAGCCCTTCCGCCATGGGTCCAGCAGTTGGCTGGACTGGCTGTTGGGCCGGAAGATCGACCGCGTGCTGTTCGCCGCGACCAAGGCCGACCATGTCGCCTCGCACCAGCACACCAGCCTGCGCCATCTGCTGGACCGGCTGGTGTCCGACGCCCGCGCCGGCATCCGCTTCGAAGGGGCGCAGGTGGAGACCATGGCCATCGCCGCCCTGAAATCCACTGAGACGGTGGTGACCGAGCATGAGGGACGGCAGTTGCGCTGCGTGCGCGGTGTGCCGCTCGGCCGCGACCGCCCGACCGTGCTGTTCCCCGGCGAGATTCCCGAGGACGCCGACTTCCCGCCGGGGCAGGAGCGGCCCTACAACTTCATGGCATTCCAGCCGCCCGCCGACCTCGCCCGCGAGGCGCGCGGCCTGCCGCACATCCGGCTGGATCAGGCTATGCAGTTCCTGCTGGGGGATTATCTGGAATGA